TCATCTGCGAAAAATGCTGCTTTTGTACTTCGCTCAAAAAAGAGGCTTTGAAACTGTTTTGAGCTAAGGTTTTGAGCTCTTCTTGGCTTACATGTAAACTGTTCGCAACCGCTTCATAATTCTCATTGATATACCCACCAAAGTAGGCTGGATCATCCGAATTGATGGTCACCAAAACCCCTTTGCGCAGTAAATTTATAATGTTGTGTTCACGCATGCTTGAAACAGCTCTTAGTTTGACATTGGAGAGTGGGCAGACGGTGAGCGGTATCTGTTTTTCGATGAGAAACTCGACCAATGTTGCATCTTCATCACAGCGAATCCCATGGTCAATTCGCTTTACATGTAAAAGATTAATCGCCTCCCAAATATACGAGCTATCGCCTTCTTCGCCTGCATGAGCAACGATCTTATAGCCCACGTTTTCACACGCTGCAAAGACGCGCTCAAACTTGGAAGGCGGATGACCCACTTCGCTAGAGTCTAGTCCGACGCCTAAAATTTTATCTTTGAACAGCAAGGACTCTTGAAGCGTCTTAAAGGCTTCCTCTTCACTGAGATGGCGTAAAAAGCACATAATGAGAAACGAGCTAATGCCGAGCTCAATTTCACCTTTTTGAAGTGCTTGTGTGATACCATCCACTACAGTTTTAAACGAAATGCCTCTTTGCGTATGCGTTTGCGGATCGAAAAAAATCTCTACATGTAAGACATTTTGCGCTTTACATGTAAGCAAATACGCCCACGTCAAATCAAAAAAATCAGACTCAGTGATTAACACGTTGGCACCCGCATAATAGATGTCTAAGAACGATTGTAACGAGGTAAAGTTATAGGCGTGTTTGACTTCTTCGATCGTTTTATAAGGAATTACGATGTTGTTTTTTTGTGCAAGGGTAAACATCAATTCAGGCTCCAGCGTGCCTTCAATATGGAGGTGCAGTTCAGCTTTAGGAAGTTTTTGAATGAGTTCTTTCATAGATTCTCTTTTTGAAAATTATAGCAAAATTATAGTATTGAATAGAAATAGGCAAAGTTAAAAGCGTTCTATGCTAACACTATTTTAGAGCATATGATAGAATTTTAGTTAAGAAATATCTTCTTAGGAGTTACCATGAAAATAGCATTAATTACCGGTGGAAGTAGAGGTTTAGGCAAAAGTATGGCATTGCATTTGGCGCAAAAAGGGCATGATGTTATCATTACCTATCAGCATTCAAAAATTGAAGCACAAAAGGTGGTGGATGAGATAGTACAAGGCGGTCAAAAAGCAGCTTTACTGCAATTGGATATTGCTCAAACAAAAACGTTTCCTCTGTTTTTAGAAGCGCTCAAAGCGTTGCTTTCTTCACAGTGGCAAACCGATCGTTTTGACATTCTCATCAACAATGCAGGTATCGGGATCAACACGCCTTTTATGGAGACAACCGAAGAGCAGTTTGATACCTTGATGAACATTCATCTCAAAGGAACGTTCTTTTTTATTCAAACAATGCTACCCATACTGAATGATGGCGGTAGAATTCTCAATATCTCATCAGGTTTAGCTCGTTTTACTATGCCAGGATTTGCAGCGTATGCGATGATGAAAGGTGGCATTGAAGTTTTGACGCGTTACTTAGCGTTTGAATTGGGAAAACGTAACATCACCGTGAATGTTATAGCCCCCGGTGCGATTGCGACAGATTTTGGTGGCGGTGTGGTAAGAGACAATGCAAACGCAAATGCTTATATCGCGTCGCAAATTGCACTTGGTCGTGTAGGACTTGCCGATGACATTGGTGCGGCGGTTTCCATGCTCGTATCGGATGATGCGCATTGGATCAATGGCGAACGCATCGAAGTTTCGGGTGGAATGCGTTTGTAGTACAATAACACTCAAAAAGAGTCAAAAGGGTATTTCGTGCAAGTAAAACTAAGAGAACTCGCTGATTTACTTCAAAAAGAGACTTTACACGAAGGGCTTAATGAGACACGCATCGTTAATGTCAAGTTTTTTAAAGCCTCAAGTGTTACCGAAGCGTTGCATACGGTGTATGAGCCTTCACTCTTTATCATTGCTCAAGGGGCTAAAATCGTAATCTTGGGCGCTACTACTTATCGTTATGATGCTTCTTCGTATTTAGTCTCTTCGATGAATTTACCCATATCGGGGCAAATCATCGAGGCGTCTTTGGAAAAGCCTTTTTTGTCGATGCAACTGTGTTTTACGCCTGAGTCTATTTTTGACCTTGTATCTCAGTTGCCTTCTCACAAAGAAGAGGTAGCACAAAGCCCTTTGGCAATGAGTGTTCATCACGTTACCGAAGAGCTGATTGATGCGGCATTAAGACTTGTAAAACTCCTTCACAAACATGAAGAGATTCCCATCTTAGCACCGCTGATTATCAAAGAGATTCTCTATCGATTGTTGCAAGGCGAGTATGGTGCTCGTTTGAGACAATTTGCGTTGCATGGCTCTAATGCAAACCGCATTGCTCAGTCGATTGAGCTGATAACCTCGGATATTTCAGAGCCTTTACATGTAGAGGTATTGTCGCAAAAAGTAGGCATGAGTGTTTCGGCTTTTCACAAACATTTTAAACATGTAACCGCGATGAGTCCCATTCAGTACCAAAAACAGTTACGCTTGCAAAAAGCTCGCGAGCTGTTATTTACCAAGACACATGAAGTCGGTGAAGTGGCGTTTAATGTAGGCTATGAAAGTCCTTCGCAATTTAGCAGAGAGTATGCGCGATTTTTTGGTCTTTCGCCTCAAAAAGACCTTATGAAATTTAAAATGGAAAGTTCTTGCAAAACTTAATTTTGCAAGAAAAAAGCACCAAAGGTGCGTGGGCTTTCAGCCGATGAAAACCCAGTGTTAACGTAGTCTTTAGAGCTTTGCTTTAAAGATGTGTCGAGAGTTCTGTAAGAACTTTATAGATACAAGGGCGTGTGACATTTTTTAAGAAAAGTAGGGTTATACTTTCATTGAAACTTATTTCTCAGGGCAGGGTGCAACTCCCTACTGGCGGTAATCTTGTAACAAAGAGAGTCCGCGAGCGCTTTTACATGTAAAACGGTAAAAGGTCAAGCAGATTTGGTGTGATTCCAAAACCAACGGTTAAAGTCCGGATGAGAGAGAATGTAGTGCATTATTGCCATTGTTGATGACAAAATCGTGTGTCTATATTTAAAGATGCCCTGATTCTGGTAAGTTTACTCATTCCTAGGAGTAACCCATGAATCAAATCTGTCGGGAATTTTCCCTTCACCACAATGTTAAGCAAGCCATCGCTTCGCTTCAAAACCACAACGGCGTGATCGTTATGGACAACTTCAACCGCGAAAACGAAGCGGACATCATCTTTGGTGCAGAATCTCTTACTACGGAGCAAACGGCACTGCTAATTCGCGAATGCAGTGGCATTGTCTGCCTCTGTTTACCTCATGAAAAAGTTGATGCACTCGATCTTCCGATGATGGTCACGCATAATCAGTCCAAATTTCAAACCGGTTTTACCATCTCCATCGAAGCCAAAGAGGGTGTCACCACGGGTGTGAGTGCAAAAGATCGCCTGGCTACGATTCAAGCGGCGATTCATCCTGATGGAAAAACGAAGATCGTTTCGCCTGGGCATGTTTTTCCGCTTCGCGCGAAAGAGGGTGGCGTGTTAGAGCGTGATGGACACACGGAGGCTTCGGTGGATCTAATGCGTCTTTCTAATCTTTCACCCTATGCTGTTTTGTGTGAACTCACCAATCCGGATGGCACGATGATGGTGGGTGATGCGATTGATGAGTTTGCTGCAAAGCATGGATTGCCCATGGTGAGCATTGATGAGATTATTGCGTACCGAAAAGCGCATACACTCTAAGCGTTTTGCCGACATAGATTTATGTATCTATGTCGGAGCTCATCTTTGAATGCACAAAATTTCTAAACTCCGTAAAAAGTCTGCTTTGGTATTTGCTCTTGTGGTAAATGAGGTAAAACGACCGATCAATTTTTAAATTGACAAGTTTCACCTCAAAAAGTTCGCCACGTTTAAGCTCAGTGGCAACGGCAACTTTGGAGAGACAGGTGATGGTTTGAGGATTGTTCAGCAGAATCGTTTTTGCCTCTTCAAACTCGGAAAACTCCATAAAAATCGTTAAATCTTTGACGATTTCTCCCAAAGCTTCTAAAAAAACTTCTCTCGTGCCTGAACCTTTTTCCCGTAAAATCCATTTTTTATGAAACAGCTCATCAATAAAAAAAGTCCCCTCCGCAAGGCAAGGATCACTACTCACAACGATCAGTTGGTCATCGCCTATCACTTCTTTGTGCAGCTCTAGTTCATCACACGAAGACTCGATAAAACCGATGTCGATAGTAGCATTTTTAACCATTTGGATGATCTGCGCCGAGTTTTGAATATCTTTGTGAATCTTCACATGCTCATGCTCTGCTAAAAAATCAAACACCATCTGTGGAGTAATAAAATCTCCAATCGTTTTACTCGAAGCGATCGTTAAAATACCCGATATTTTGGTATTTTTAAAAAAATCTTCCGCATCATTGAGCGCTAAAAAATGGGGTTGGGTTTTCTCTCGAAACAATTTCCCCGTCTCACTAAGCACCAGTTTTTTGCCGATGCGATCAAAAAGAGGCTCACCGATGTTTGCTTCAAGCGATTTGATCGCTAACGAGATCGCTGATTGCGTGATGCCAAGCTTTTGTGCCAAATTGGAGATGTGCGAATCTTCACAGAGATAATAAAAGAGTCTGAGTTCTTGAAAGGTCATAGCGCCTCATTGATTAAAAATATTTATGATTATAACGAATATAATTTAT
Above is a genomic segment from Sulfurospirillum halorespirans DSM 13726 containing:
- a CDS encoding LysR family transcriptional regulator — its product is MTFQELRLFYYLCEDSHISNLAQKLGITQSAISLAIKSLEANIGEPLFDRIGKKLVLSETGKLFREKTQPHFLALNDAEDFFKNTKISGILTIASSKTIGDFITPQMVFDFLAEHEHVKIHKDIQNSAQIIQMVKNATIDIGFIESSCDELELHKEVIGDDQLIVVSSDPCLAEGTFFIDELFHKKWILREKGSGTREVFLEALGEIVKDLTIFMEFSEFEEAKTILLNNPQTITCLSKVAVATELKRGELFEVKLVNLKIDRSFYLIYHKSKYQSRLFTEFRNFVHSKMSSDIDT
- a CDS encoding AraC family transcriptional regulator produces the protein MQVKLRELADLLQKETLHEGLNETRIVNVKFFKASSVTEALHTVYEPSLFIIAQGAKIVILGATTYRYDASSYLVSSMNLPISGQIIEASLEKPFLSMQLCFTPESIFDLVSQLPSHKEEVAQSPLAMSVHHVTEELIDAALRLVKLLHKHEEIPILAPLIIKEILYRLLQGEYGARLRQFALHGSNANRIAQSIELITSDISEPLHVEVLSQKVGMSVSAFHKHFKHVTAMSPIQYQKQLRLQKARELLFTKTHEVGEVAFNVGYESPSQFSREYARFFGLSPQKDLMKFKMESSCKT
- the ribB gene encoding 3,4-dihydroxy-2-butanone-4-phosphate synthase codes for the protein MNQICREFSLHHNVKQAIASLQNHNGVIVMDNFNRENEADIIFGAESLTTEQTALLIRECSGIVCLCLPHEKVDALDLPMMVTHNQSKFQTGFTISIEAKEGVTTGVSAKDRLATIQAAIHPDGKTKIVSPGHVFPLRAKEGGVLERDGHTEASVDLMRLSNLSPYAVLCELTNPDGTMMVGDAIDEFAAKHGLPMVSIDEIIAYRKAHTL
- a CDS encoding adenosine deaminase; this encodes MKELIQKLPKAELHLHIEGTLEPELMFTLAQKNNIVIPYKTIEEVKHAYNFTSLQSFLDIYYAGANVLITESDFFDLTWAYLLTCKAQNVLHVEIFFDPQTHTQRGISFKTVVDGITQALQKGEIELGISSFLIMCFLRHLSEEEAFKTLQESLLFKDKILGVGLDSSEVGHPPSKFERVFAACENVGYKIVAHAGEEGDSSYIWEAINLLHVKRIDHGIRCDEDATLVEFLIEKQIPLTVCPLSNVKLRAVSSMREHNIINLLRKGVLVTINSDDPAYFGGYINENYEAVANSLHVSQEELKTLAQNSFKASFLSEVQKQHFSQMIALL
- a CDS encoding SDR family NAD(P)-dependent oxidoreductase, with the protein product MKIALITGGSRGLGKSMALHLAQKGHDVIITYQHSKIEAQKVVDEIVQGGQKAALLQLDIAQTKTFPLFLEALKALLSSQWQTDRFDILINNAGIGINTPFMETTEEQFDTLMNIHLKGTFFFIQTMLPILNDGGRILNISSGLARFTMPGFAAYAMMKGGIEVLTRYLAFELGKRNITVNVIAPGAIATDFGGGVVRDNANANAYIASQIALGRVGLADDIGAAVSMLVSDDAHWINGERIEVSGGMRL